A window of the Helianthus annuus cultivar XRQ/B chromosome 4, HanXRQr2.0-SUNRISE, whole genome shotgun sequence genome harbors these coding sequences:
- the LOC110905907 gene encoding uncharacterized protein LOC110905907: MPQFHLFLSTFHSLNHTHLLSYISDDTPPPLFPVLTAAIGEERRREREKMKPATTVHGDEAVTPTTGVTPATTSGGGDGGFSLQPMKMMMLAGEGSPTAVVVRVTAGTSGSGPVTFRIGWWSRCRLRHGGASAQICAQF; encoded by the exons ATGCCACAATTTCACCTTTTCCTTTCCACTTTTCACTCGTTGAACCACACCCACCTCCTCTCCTACATCTCCGATGACACACCACCACCCTTGTTCCCTGTGCTTACGGCAGCGATCGGAGAAGAGAGGCGAAGAGAGAGGGAAAAGATGAAGCCGGCGACGACAGTGCACGGCGACGAAGCCGTCACTCCGACGACCGGAGTCACGCCGGCAACGACGAGCGGCGGCGGGGATGGTGGGTTCTCTCTCCAgccgatgaagatgatgatgttagCAGGCGAAGGCAGCCCGACGGCTGTGGTGGTTCGAGTGACGGCAGGGACTTCTGGCAGCGGTCCGGTGACATTCAGAATCGG GTGGTGGTCTCGTTGTCGGCTCAGGCACGGTGGAGCGTCAGCTCAGATTTGTGCTCAGTTTTGA